In a genomic window of Diabrotica undecimpunctata isolate CICGRU chromosome 2, icDiaUnde3, whole genome shotgun sequence:
- the Mad gene encoding protein mothers against dpp isoform X1: protein MATDYQYYVTHFNNYFNMEADEGESTSSGPISTLNSLFSFTSPAVKKLLGWKQGDEEEKWAEKAVDTLVKKLKKSKGAIEELERALSCPGTPSKCVTIPRSLDGRLQVSHRKGLPHVIYCRVWRWPDLQSHHELKPLEHCQYPFSAKHKEVCINPYHYKRVESPVLPPVLVPRHNDFVPGHSLLPFQQLVEPNMPHNVRYSSNGFNSNHLNPGSPLSSVSSPGSVASNNPQSPYASLAETPPPAYSPTDENNTNTNNNVSPEPPLTADVQSVAYQEQPYWASIAYYELNCRVGEVFRCHSTSVIVDGFTNPSNNSDRFCLGQLSNVNRNSTIENTRRHIGRGVHLYYVNGEVYAECLSDSAIFVQSRNCNHHHGFHPSTVCKIPAGCSLRIFNNAEFAQLLSQCVNHGFEAVYELTKMCTIRMSFVKGWGAEYHRQDVTSTPCWIEVHLSGPLQWLDKVLTQMGAPHNAISSVS, encoded by the exons ATGGCTACAGATTATCAATATTATGTGACTCATTTTAATAACTA tttcaatATGGAGGCTGATGAGGGGGAATCAACAAGCAGTGGTCCCATCTCCACCTTAAATAGTTTATTTTCGTTCACAAGTCCAGCAGTTAAGAAACTTCTTGGTTGGAAACAAGGTGATGAAGAGGAAAAATGGGCAGAAAAAGCCGTAGATACTCTTGTTAAAAAGCTAAAAAAGAGCAAGGGGGCTATTGAAGAACTTGAACGAGCTCTGTCTTGTCCAGGTACACCCAGTAAATGTGTGACTATTCCTAGAAGTTTAGATGGTAGATTACAAGTATCTCACAGGAAGGGTTTACCACATGTCATCTATTGTAGAGTATGGAGGTGGCCTGATTTACAAAGCCATCATGAATTAAAACCATTGGAACATTGCCAGTATCCATTTTCAGCTAAACACAAGGAGGTTTGCATTAATCCTTACCATTACAAGAGAGTAGAGAGTCCAGTATTACCTCCAGTTCTTGTGCCAAGACACAATGATTTTGTGCCAGGACATTCTTTACTTCCATTTCAACAGTTGGTAGAGCCCAATATGCCCCACAATGTGAGATATTCATCAAATGGATTTAATTCTAATCATTTGAATCCAGGCTCACCATTGTCAAGTGTATCTAGCCCAGGAAGTGTAGCTTCAAATAACCCTCAATCTCCATATGCAAGCCTGGCTGAAACTCCTCCACCAGCTTACAGTCCAACTGACGAAAATAACACAAATACTAACAATAATGTAAGTCCCGAACCTCCCTTGACAGCAGATGTTCAGTCTGTAGCATACCAAGAACAACCCTATTGGGCTTCAATAGCATACTATGAACTCAACTGTAGAGTTGGAGAAGTATTTAGATGCCATTCAACATCAGTGATTGTAGATGGTTTTACTAACCCTAGCAACAATAGTGACCGATTTTGTTTAGGTCAACTTAGCAATGTAAACAGAAACTCAACCATAGAAAACACCAGAAGACACATAGGTAGAGGTGTGCATCTTTATTATGTAAATGGTGAAGTCTATGCTGAATGTCTCTCTGATTCTGCTATCTTTGTTCAATCCCGCAATTGTAACCACCACCATGGTTTTCATCCTTCTACAGTCTGCAAAATACCAGCCGGATGTTCACTGAGAATATTTAATAATGCTGAGTTTGCCCAATTGCTCTCCCAGTGTGTCAATCATGGTTTCGAAGCAGTTTATGAACTTACAAAAATGTGTACAATTAGGATGAGTTTTGTCAAAGGATGGGGAGCAGAGTACCACAGGCAGGATGTCACTAGTACCCCTTGTTGGATAGAAGTACACCTTAGTGGACCATTGCAGTGGCTGGATAAAGTTCTCACACAAATGGGTGCTCCACACAATGCCATAAGTTCTGTTTCTTAA
- the Mad gene encoding protein mothers against dpp isoform X2, whose amino-acid sequence MEADEGESTSSGPISTLNSLFSFTSPAVKKLLGWKQGDEEEKWAEKAVDTLVKKLKKSKGAIEELERALSCPGTPSKCVTIPRSLDGRLQVSHRKGLPHVIYCRVWRWPDLQSHHELKPLEHCQYPFSAKHKEVCINPYHYKRVESPVLPPVLVPRHNDFVPGHSLLPFQQLVEPNMPHNVRYSSNGFNSNHLNPGSPLSSVSSPGSVASNNPQSPYASLAETPPPAYSPTDENNTNTNNNVSPEPPLTADVQSVAYQEQPYWASIAYYELNCRVGEVFRCHSTSVIVDGFTNPSNNSDRFCLGQLSNVNRNSTIENTRRHIGRGVHLYYVNGEVYAECLSDSAIFVQSRNCNHHHGFHPSTVCKIPAGCSLRIFNNAEFAQLLSQCVNHGFEAVYELTKMCTIRMSFVKGWGAEYHRQDVTSTPCWIEVHLSGPLQWLDKVLTQMGAPHNAISSVS is encoded by the coding sequence ATGGAGGCTGATGAGGGGGAATCAACAAGCAGTGGTCCCATCTCCACCTTAAATAGTTTATTTTCGTTCACAAGTCCAGCAGTTAAGAAACTTCTTGGTTGGAAACAAGGTGATGAAGAGGAAAAATGGGCAGAAAAAGCCGTAGATACTCTTGTTAAAAAGCTAAAAAAGAGCAAGGGGGCTATTGAAGAACTTGAACGAGCTCTGTCTTGTCCAGGTACACCCAGTAAATGTGTGACTATTCCTAGAAGTTTAGATGGTAGATTACAAGTATCTCACAGGAAGGGTTTACCACATGTCATCTATTGTAGAGTATGGAGGTGGCCTGATTTACAAAGCCATCATGAATTAAAACCATTGGAACATTGCCAGTATCCATTTTCAGCTAAACACAAGGAGGTTTGCATTAATCCTTACCATTACAAGAGAGTAGAGAGTCCAGTATTACCTCCAGTTCTTGTGCCAAGACACAATGATTTTGTGCCAGGACATTCTTTACTTCCATTTCAACAGTTGGTAGAGCCCAATATGCCCCACAATGTGAGATATTCATCAAATGGATTTAATTCTAATCATTTGAATCCAGGCTCACCATTGTCAAGTGTATCTAGCCCAGGAAGTGTAGCTTCAAATAACCCTCAATCTCCATATGCAAGCCTGGCTGAAACTCCTCCACCAGCTTACAGTCCAACTGACGAAAATAACACAAATACTAACAATAATGTAAGTCCCGAACCTCCCTTGACAGCAGATGTTCAGTCTGTAGCATACCAAGAACAACCCTATTGGGCTTCAATAGCATACTATGAACTCAACTGTAGAGTTGGAGAAGTATTTAGATGCCATTCAACATCAGTGATTGTAGATGGTTTTACTAACCCTAGCAACAATAGTGACCGATTTTGTTTAGGTCAACTTAGCAATGTAAACAGAAACTCAACCATAGAAAACACCAGAAGACACATAGGTAGAGGTGTGCATCTTTATTATGTAAATGGTGAAGTCTATGCTGAATGTCTCTCTGATTCTGCTATCTTTGTTCAATCCCGCAATTGTAACCACCACCATGGTTTTCATCCTTCTACAGTCTGCAAAATACCAGCCGGATGTTCACTGAGAATATTTAATAATGCTGAGTTTGCCCAATTGCTCTCCCAGTGTGTCAATCATGGTTTCGAAGCAGTTTATGAACTTACAAAAATGTGTACAATTAGGATGAGTTTTGTCAAAGGATGGGGAGCAGAGTACCACAGGCAGGATGTCACTAGTACCCCTTGTTGGATAGAAGTACACCTTAGTGGACCATTGCAGTGGCTGGATAAAGTTCTCACACAAATGGGTGCTCCACACAATGCCATAAGTTCTGTTTCTTAA